Genomic segment of Williamwhitmania sp.:
CAGAGAGGAAAAAGGAAGCTGTTTTCATGCCGAGGCTTCCTGAATTGCCAAAAGAGCGGGGTAACCGCTGTAAGGCCCCTGTCGTTATCGATGGTTTGGGAGTGTGCGTAAAGGGGAAATAGGGTGAACGATTGTCGAGTCTGGTTTTTAAAGCGCCACGCCAGCGGAAACACGCCAAAGTGGTCTCTTGCCGCATCGCGGTAGTTCCAGTATAGAAGCACCACTCGCGAAAGGCTGGTGTCGTTTGCCTCCGTTGCTCTGCTCTTTTGCCACCACAGAGGAAACAGCAACTCCCCTCGCCCTTGTTCTGTGGTAAAGCGCCAGAAGAAGGGGCTTACGGCCATATGAGAACGCTTGCCGTCATCCGATTTCCCCTTTGAATAAAACGGAATTACTGAGGTTGATTGATATTCGGGATTGTAAAAATGCCAAATAAGAGGAAAAATAATGCTTCCCCCATAGGTTGGTGTTTGCCAGTACCAGTATATCGGGAAGATAAAATTTGTTGTGTGGAAACCATCTCCAACCACCTGTTTTCGATAGCGCCAAATGGGCAGTAGCGTGTTGCTGGTGCTTTCCGGCGAACGGAAATGCCAAAATAGAGGGGTAAGCATTAAGTGTGATGCATCTCCTTGGGGTGAGCGACCTGTGGAGAAAAACGGGAGAACGGTTAGCGATGAGTAGTTGGGGTTGCTAAACTGCCAAATTATAGGCACAAAGAACCGTTGGCTGCTCTGCTGGTCTTGGTAGAACCAATAGAGCGGAAAGAGCACGAGTGAGTTGCTATGCTCATACCGGGTTTGCCAAGTTCTGCTCCACACAATTGGGAAAAGAGTATTGCTGGTGCTCTCCTCATCCTGAAAATGCCAATACAGTGGAGTTAAAACAAGATGCCGACTAACGCCATCGGGGCTGTTGCCTCTGGAAAAGAATGGTATAAGAGTAAGCGAGTGATATAGCGGGTTGGTGAATTTCCACACCAACGGAAACATTCCGGCATTGCTTATTCCCGGTCGATGCTCCGACCAGTAGAAGGGGAAAAAGATTTTGGTGGAAATGGAATCGGTTCCATGACCTATTTTTTGATCCCACCACAAGGGTAGAAATAGGTGACTGGAACTCAGGGGTGTGTGGAATTGCCAGTAAAGAGGCGTTACTGCTAAGGTTTGATTTCCCTTTTGTTTATTTACTCCTTTAAAATAGAGAGGTAGGAATATACTCGTTACGCGTTTTGGATTTTTAAATTGCCAGAAGGCAGGGAATACAACTAGGTAAGATTTTTGCGTGAGCTGGTTTTGCTGGTACCAGAAAAAGAAGAGCAGGTTATTCTCCATTATTAACCCATCGTGCGATTTTTTAACCTCAAGGAGATTTATGCGGGGGGCAAGCTCCAGCAGCGTGAAGGTTCGACTTTGCTCAAAATAGCTGTTTTCAATATGAACAAGTGAAGGGTAGTAGAGGGAGATAAACCGCCTGTTTTCTTCTTTTGCACTGCTATCGCTCCAGTAAAAAGGAATTAGATGTGCTCTCTTTTCACTTGGTGAAAAACTTCGGTAGCTACGGTAAATGGGGAATAAAACCTGCTTGTCCGACTCCTTGTCGTTTTTGGTTCTTAAAAAAATTGGCCAAAGGTTGATGTTGCGGTCACGGGTAATGCCAAAGTCGAATGACATCTTGGTGACGGAAGTATCTGCCTGGCTAAAAGCAAAAGAAGAACTTATCAGCAATATCCCCAAGAGAATTCCACTTGCTTTTGTAAGGGTCTTATGGGAGAAAAAAGCCGTAGTGTTTGTCGTTTTTTGCATATTCAACGATCAAATAAGATGCCGTGCAAAAACTTTACTAAAGGTAAGGTTATTGTTTTCTATATGCAATTACCCTATGGCTTTTCTGGTGGCTCTCGGAAATTCGGTAGGGAAAAAATTTCTGTTCAATACCCCACGCAAGTATATAGTTTTATCTCGCTAAATTTCGAAGATGTTATCCGCAAAATGGGATGTTATATCGGATTATACACAGGTTTGTTTATCCCCACCGCAATTACATTCCTTTGTCTAGCGAACGAGTAAACCGTTAAAGAGGATCTCAATAAGCTCCTCGATGTGAGCCTCCTGTTCATTCTCCTCCACACCCTCAAGGAAGAGCGGCGCTTCCAATCCCTTCATGGCCATGGCTATGGCAATGGCGGAGAGCTGTGGTTTTTGAATACGAAAAAGGCCCAGAACCATTCCATCTTTTAGAATTTCGGAGAGGTAGCCAATCTCTTCGGTGTCGTATTTTTTGCGCATCTTTTCTACAAACTCGAGCCCGGGAAACTCGTCATTCGTTTTAATAGCCCAAAAGTTGACGAGTTTCTTGATAACCTTCATGCGAGTTTTAATGAAGATAGTCAATTTCTGCTGTGGTGACGAGGAACTCCCGATGCTTTTTCGAAGCGCCTCTCGTAGCTGATCAACCTCACGCTCCACCACTGCTTCAAAAATAGACTCCTTGTTTTCGAAGTAGTAGTATATCGAACTTTTTGCTTTTCGAACAGCTTGGGCAATGTCGTCGAGAGTAGTTTTTTTAAAACCATAGCGACCGAAAAGTTGTGCTGCAATGGCAACGATCTGCTCCTTATTCTCATCCCAAGAATCTCTCCCCACTTTCTCTACTGTCATGGCTAAGTTTATTTGGTGTTCGAATCAAAAACTAAATTGTTCGACAAATATAGGAACCATTAACAATGAATAGCAATCGACAGGCCAAAAATTGTTTAGCAGCAAGATTTGCAAAGAAAAAGAGGACGGTCGTCACATTTTCACCTTGAACTTTAAAACGATTTTGAAATAAGTGCTAATTTCATGCCAGAAAAAATGCCTGCTAAATTGTTGATTTTAGACAAATTGGTTGTTTTTTGTGCAAGAAGTTACACTGTTGCTTTACAAACTCCGGCATAATAGGTATTTTCGCACTCTTGTAGCATTAAACTTGTTATGAAAGATATTACGTTAGGAATAGACATAGGTGGAACAAATACCGTTTTTGGTGCCGTTGACCTTGAGGGAAAAAGTTATTTTGAGGGGCGTATACCTACGCAGGAGTATAAATCCTTTTCCGAATTTGTGTCCAAAATTCACGAATCCTTTGAGCGCTTGGTTCAGAATATTACTTTTCCTCATCGGTTTATTGGTGTGGGAGTGGGTGCTCCCAACGGGAACTTTTACACCGGCGAGGTAAATCTCGCCCCAAATCTTCCATGGAAGGGACGCATTGAGGTGGCCAAAGAGTTTTCGAAAGTCTTTGCGTTGCCGGTATGGGTTACGAACGACGCAAAAGCGGCTGCCATAGGCGAGATGATGTTTGGAGCCGCCAAGGGAATGAAGAACTTTATTGTGATTACCCTAGGTACTGGTCTTGGAAGTGGATTTGTTGTAAATGGTGATTTGATTTACGGTCACGATGGATTTGCAGGCGAGTTTGGACATGTTATTGTTCATCCCGATGGAAGAATGTGTGGTTGCGGAAGGCGTGGATGCTTAGAAACCTATGTCTCGGCCACTGGAATTAAGCGGACGGTATATAAGCTTATCGCCGACAATCTGGAGCCAAGCAGTTTAAGATCAGTGAGTTTTGATCATCTTTCCGCTGACATGATATCAAAGGCTGCTCTTGCTGGTGATCCAATTGCTATTCAGGCGTTTGAATATACTGGGAATATATTGGGCAGCAAGCTGGCCGATGCGGTTGCAATCTGTAGCCCGGAGGCCATTTTTCTTTTTGGTGGTTTGGCAAAAGCAGGGGAACTAATAATTGACCCCGTAAAAAAACACATGGAGGAAAACCTTCTTCCAATATTCCGTAATAAAATATCAATTCTGCAGTCGGGTATTCGCGGCTCCAATGGTGCTGTTCTTGGTGCTGCAGCGTTGGCATGGAAACAGCTGGGATATAGCGTAACAAGTTAACTAAACACCGAAGCGCATGGCATTTCTCGATCCTAGGGTATTGGATTTTATTAACGAGCACTATGTGCTTACTTTGGCTACTTCTTTTGAGGAGGAGCCTTACTGCGCTTCCTGCTTCTACGTCTTTTTACCGGAAGAAAATAGCTTCATCTTCACTTCAGATAAGGAAACTCGTCATATCCGGGATGCTTCTCATAACATATTTGTGGCTGGTACGGTGCACCTTGATGCTATTAACAATGGGAATATGGAGGGAATCCAGTTTCAAGGAATTCTTATTGAACCTACGGGCGATTTGTATCAGCGGGCAAAAAAAGCCTACGTAGAACGATTTCCCAATTTTGTCATAATGAATACAACCCTTTGGGTTATTGACCTCACCTTCCTCAAGATGACCAATAATAAGTTTGGTGTTGGAAATAAGATAATCTGGAAAAAGCTATAGCATCGATCTGTTTACTAGGGCAAACCAAATTTTAAGTAGCTGAAGTTTTGCTGTTTTTAGTAGAATGGTCACATCAAGGCCTAGTCTATAGCTTGTAATATATAGAATATCCTGTTCTAGCAACTCATTGAACTCCAGTTTTCCGGATTGGGAAATTTGGCGTAAACCTGTAATTCCGGGCTTTACCTCTAGCCGTTTGCGCTGCCACTGCTCATACATTGCTACATGTTCGGGCAAGTGAGGTCTAGGTCCAACCAGCGACATCTTTCCCAAAACTACATTCAACAGCTGCGGAAGTTCATCCATATTTGTTTTGCGGAGAAATTTGGCAAATCTGTCCTTGGTTGGGATAGTTTGACGATCTATCGTACGTAGCTTGATAATCCGAAATGGTTTCCCTTTTTTTCCTATTCGCTGTTGGGTATATACAGGCGAACACCCATACCTGAGAGTAATTATAAAACCCAGAATAAACAATAGCGGAAAGAAAATAACAAGAAGAGCTGCTCCACCAGCATAGTCTAGAATGTTTTTCCAGAAGCCCATCGAATTTTTAGAAGCCATAGTTTACGCCAAGCGACACGGTGGTTTGATTTCCCAGAAAGTAATTTGGCGTATATATCCCGCCAGAATGATCGATGATATCCGATTTACACACTTCAAGAAAAATGAAGGAATCGGTTTGCAGCTGGTATTGAGCACTTAGGGTAAAAGCCTCCCGTTGCCAAACAACGTATGCCATAAATGGCAACCCTAATCTATTGGTTGTTAAGGTAGAATAATCTGGCCCTTTTCTGCTTTTCGTATAGCTCCCAAGTAGCATTAGCCCTCGATAGGGCCGAACTTCGAGCGAGATAAAAATCTCATCTGCATTGTCGGTTAGGTAACTTCCAAGGTTAAACTTATCGCTTTCGAAGGTGGTGGTAGGCTCGTAATGCTTAAATGTAAGGGGGTGGGTTCGGGTGTATTCAACCGTAAGCGCTACGTTCATAAATGGCCAGTTAGTAAGCCTCGATCCTGCTTTTATCGAATAGAAGTTGCTTTCCTCCTTTTTGTTGAACATTCTTTCCAGTGATATTTCGTCGAGGAAAAGGGTTGAGTAGAGATGGAGGTATTTAATTTGATGTGAGGAAAAGTCGAAGAACATTTGCGAGTTTTGGCCAGCATTATTGTTCATGCCGTTGAGGGTATGGTCCACCGATTTGAAAAAGAAAAGAGGTGCAAGATAGGCTGGGCTGGGTGCTTGATCGCTATACACTATTGAGTTACCAAACGAGATATCTAAATCTTTCACCGGGGTTACCGTAATAAGGTTAGCCGCAATGTACTTGGGGTGAAACACGTCCCGTTGCCCCCCGGGGAAGTATGTTGTTCGCGACGAATCAATAACCTCGGAAACCAACCATCCATGAATGTAGTTCAGCTCGGCCCACTTCACTGGCTTAATGCGCAGCCTAATAAGCGGGAATGATGGTGTTCTACCTGAAAGAATATTTGAACCATTGTATGCCGTTCCCATGACAACGTGGTCTTTACCA
This window contains:
- a CDS encoding sugar transferase, which produces MASKNSMGFWKNILDYAGGAALLVIFFPLLFILGFIITLRYGCSPVYTQQRIGKKGKPFRIIKLRTIDRQTIPTKDRFAKFLRKTNMDELPQLLNVVLGKMSLVGPRPHLPEHVAMYEQWQRKRLEVKPGITGLRQISQSGKLEFNELLEQDILYITSYRLGLDVTILLKTAKLQLLKIWFALVNRSML
- a CDS encoding ROK family protein gives rise to the protein MKDITLGIDIGGTNTVFGAVDLEGKSYFEGRIPTQEYKSFSEFVSKIHESFERLVQNITFPHRFIGVGVGAPNGNFYTGEVNLAPNLPWKGRIEVAKEFSKVFALPVWVTNDAKAAAIGEMMFGAAKGMKNFIVITLGTGLGSGFVVNGDLIYGHDGFAGEFGHVIVHPDGRMCGCGRRGCLETYVSATGIKRTVYKLIADNLEPSSLRSVSFDHLSADMISKAALAGDPIAIQAFEYTGNILGSKLADAVAICSPEAIFLFGGLAKAGELIIDPVKKHMEENLLPIFRNKISILQSGIRGSNGAVLGAAALAWKQLGYSVTS
- a CDS encoding TetR/AcrR family transcriptional regulator, producing MTVEKVGRDSWDENKEQIVAIAAQLFGRYGFKKTTLDDIAQAVRKAKSSIYYYFENKESIFEAVVEREVDQLREALRKSIGSSSSPQQKLTIFIKTRMKVIKKLVNFWAIKTNDEFPGLEFVEKMRKKYDTEEIGYLSEILKDGMVLGLFRIQKPQLSAIAIAMAMKGLEAPLFLEGVEENEQEAHIEELIEILFNGLLVR
- a CDS encoding pyridoxamine 5'-phosphate oxidase family protein, giving the protein MAFLDPRVLDFINEHYVLTLATSFEEEPYCASCFYVFLPEENSFIFTSDKETRHIRDASHNIFVAGTVHLDAINNGNMEGIQFQGILIEPTGDLYQRAKKAYVERFPNFVIMNTTLWVIDLTFLKMTNNKFGVGNKIIWKKL